In bacterium 336/3, the following proteins share a genomic window:
- a CDS encoding valine--tRNA ligase — MEISTKYDPSQTEQKWYAHWLKNKFFASKPDHREPFTIVIPPPNVTGVLHMGHMLNNTIQDILIRRARMQGKNACWVPGTDHASIATEAKVVNMLKEKGISKKDITREEFLKYAFDWKEKYGGIILDQLKKLGASCDWDRTRFTMEEDLSAAVIESFVHLYKKGWIYRGVRMVNWDPIGKTALSDEEVIFKESQSKMVYVKYKLKDSDEFITVATVRPETIPGDVAVCVNPNDERYKHLIGKTVTVPLVNREVTVIADEYVDMEFGTGTLKITPAHDIADYEIGVKHNLPVIDTIADDGTMSAAVEVEKYIGKDRFWVRREAIKDLEEQGLLVKVEEYKNQVGTSERTGAVIEPKLSMQWWLKMSEIGKPAYENVMNDTIRFFPEKFKNMYRSWMENPRDWCISRQLWWGQQIPAFYDDKGNIIVAETKEKAIEQYKKQFPDAQNIELTQDEDVLDTWFSSWLWPISVFDGFKDPNNADIQYYYPTNVLVTGFDIIFFWVARMIMAGYEFKGQLPFKDVYFTGLIRDKLNRKMSKSLGNSPDALRLIDIYGADGMRFGVLYNSPAGNDVLFDTGVPKSQKQEDIDAFMQDPDSHVSKLCEQGRNTANKIWNAFRLLKGFEVSESVELPKTALAIEWFESHFNQALAEIEDNFEKYRLSEALQGVTKLFWDDFCDWYLEIIKPEYDQNNAKSMPINKVVYEKSIELLDKLVRVVHPFMPFITEEVWQNIAPRKDNESICVAEYPKVNTFDKTILQEAELAFEAVSQIRNIRNNNSISPKEVLEIVVKKSGSEVVLQKWQAIIEKLAVCKLSFVVDSPANGVKFLVKTDEFFAMITIEVDMEQVKKDLEYYKGFKESVSKKLSNEKFVANAKPEIIENERKKLADAEAKIKALEEMIK, encoded by the coding sequence ATGGAAATCTCAACCAAATACGACCCCAGCCAAACCGAACAGAAGTGGTATGCTCACTGGCTCAAGAACAAATTTTTTGCTTCTAAACCCGATCATCGTGAGCCATTTACAATTGTCATACCTCCTCCAAACGTCACAGGGGTCTTACACATGGGACACATGCTCAACAATACCATTCAAGATATTCTGATTCGTAGAGCCAGAATGCAGGGTAAAAATGCGTGTTGGGTGCCTGGTACAGATCATGCTTCCATTGCTACTGAAGCCAAAGTCGTGAATATGCTCAAAGAGAAAGGTATTTCTAAAAAAGACATCACCCGTGAAGAGTTCTTGAAATACGCTTTTGACTGGAAAGAAAAATATGGTGGAATCATTTTAGACCAGCTTAAAAAACTGGGTGCTTCTTGTGATTGGGATAGAACCCGTTTTACAATGGAAGAAGACCTTTCTGCTGCTGTAATTGAAAGCTTTGTGCATTTGTACAAAAAAGGCTGGATTTACAGAGGTGTAAGAATGGTAAACTGGGACCCTATAGGTAAAACTGCCCTTTCTGATGAAGAAGTAATCTTCAAAGAATCGCAGTCTAAAATGGTGTATGTAAAATACAAACTCAAAGATAGTGATGAGTTTATCACAGTGGCTACCGTACGCCCCGAAACCATCCCTGGTGACGTGGCTGTATGCGTAAATCCTAATGATGAACGCTACAAACATCTTATTGGCAAAACTGTAACCGTTCCTTTGGTAAACAGAGAAGTAACTGTAATAGCTGATGAGTATGTAGATATGGAATTCGGAACGGGAACGCTTAAAATTACGCCTGCTCACGATATTGCTGACTACGAAATTGGTGTAAAACACAATTTGCCTGTAATTGATACCATTGCAGATGATGGAACCATGTCTGCTGCCGTAGAAGTAGAAAAATACATAGGAAAAGATCGTTTTTGGGTAAGAAGAGAGGCTATCAAAGATTTAGAAGAACAAGGCTTACTTGTAAAAGTAGAAGAATATAAAAACCAAGTAGGTACATCAGAGCGTACAGGAGCAGTCATTGAACCCAAACTCTCGATGCAGTGGTGGCTCAAAATGAGCGAGATAGGTAAACCTGCTTACGAAAATGTAATGAACGATACCATTCGTTTCTTCCCTGAGAAGTTTAAGAATATGTATCGTAGCTGGATGGAAAACCCAAGAGATTGGTGTATTTCTCGTCAGTTGTGGTGGGGACAACAAATACCTGCATTTTATGATGATAAAGGTAATATTATAGTAGCTGAAACCAAAGAAAAAGCCATTGAACAGTACAAAAAGCAATTCCCTGATGCTCAGAATATAGAACTAACTCAGGATGAGGATGTTTTGGATACTTGGTTTAGCTCTTGGTTGTGGCCTATTTCGGTGTTCGATGGATTCAAAGACCCTAATAATGCTGATATTCAGTATTATTATCCAACCAATGTACTCGTTACGGGTTTTGATATTATTTTCTTCTGGGTAGCCAGAATGATTATGGCAGGGTATGAATTTAAAGGACAATTACCTTTCAAAGATGTATATTTTACAGGTTTGATTCGTGATAAACTGAATAGAAAAATGTCTAAGTCTCTGGGTAACAGTCCTGATGCTTTGCGTTTAATAGATATTTATGGTGCTGATGGTATGCGTTTTGGAGTATTGTACAATTCTCCAGCAGGTAACGATGTGCTTTTTGATACGGGTGTTCCAAAATCTCAAAAACAAGAAGATATAGATGCCTTTATGCAAGACCCTGATTCTCATGTTTCTAAACTTTGTGAGCAAGGAAGAAATACTGCTAACAAAATCTGGAATGCTTTTAGATTACTCAAAGGATTTGAAGTATCAGAATCTGTAGAATTACCCAAAACAGCTCTTGCTATTGAATGGTTTGAATCTCATTTCAATCAGGCACTAGCAGAAATAGAAGATAATTTTGAAAAATACAGACTCTCAGAAGCTTTACAAGGGGTTACCAAATTATTTTGGGACGATTTCTGTGACTGGTATTTGGAAATTATCAAACCAGAATACGACCAAAATAATGCTAAGTCCATGCCCATCAATAAAGTGGTGTATGAGAAAAGTATAGAACTTTTGGATAAATTAGTTCGTGTTGTGCATCCATTTATGCCATTTATTACAGAAGAAGTATGGCAAAATATTGCCCCACGCAAAGACAATGAAAGTATTTGTGTAGCAGAGTATCCCAAAGTAAATACTTTTGATAAAACTATTTTACAAGAGGCAGAACTTGCTTTTGAAGCTGTAAGTCAGATACGCAATATTCGTAACAACAATAGCATTTCTCCTAAAGAAGTATTGGAGATTGTAGTGAAAAAATCTGGTAGTGAGGTTGTTTTGCAAAAATGGCAAGCAATTATCGAAAAATTGGCTGTATGTAAACTCTCTTTTGTAGTGGATAGTCCTGCCAATGGTGTGAAATTCTTGGTAAAAACAGATGAGTTTTTTGCTATGATTACCATTGAAGTGGATATGGAGCAGGTGAAGAAGGATTTGGAATACTACAAGGGCTTCAAAGAAAGTGTATCTAAAAAACTTTCAAACGAAAAATTTGTAGCCAATGCAAAACCTGAAATCATTGAAAATGAGCGTAAAAAACTCGCTGATGCTGAAGCGAAAATCAAGGCATTGGAAGAAATGATTAAATAA